TAGAAAATTTTAAGAAAAATGTAGATCGAGAATGGCTTTTAAATACCAAAGGTTTGGGTTTTGAAAGTGTGGATAGTATTTTAAATTATCTTTGCAAAAGAGAAATTTTGGTTGTAGATAGCTATACGCAAAGATTGGCTATGCATTTGGGTTATGAATTTGAAAATTATGAAGAATTAAGAGAATTTTTTGAAAGTGGCATAGAAAATGAGCAAGAAAATTTGTGTCAAATTTTAGAAAAAAAATACGAGCTTTTTGAACTTTATCAAATTTTCCATGCTCTGATTATTGCTTTTGGAAAAGTTGCCTTTAAGGGAGCAAAATTGACTTTAGAGGGTGAAAATTTGATTCAAAATTTAAAGGAAGAATAATGAAAGCAAAAGGAAGTGATTTAATTCCTGTATTGAGTATAGCTGGAAGTGATTGTAGTGGTGGGGCTGGCATACAAGCTGATCTTAAAACTTTTAGTGCTCACAATCTTTTTGGTATGAGTGTTGTTTTGAGTGTAGTAGCTGAAAATACAGCAAGAGTGATCTCAGTTCATGATATACCCGTTCAAAGTGTGGATGAGCAAATGCTTGCTGTTTTTGAAGATATAGTGCCAAAGGCTACTAAAATAGGAATGATAGGAACTTGTGAGCTGATGGAGTGCGTGGCTAGAAATTTAGAAAAATTCAAACCCCAAAATGTAGTTATCGATCCTGTGATGTTTGCAAAAAATGGCTTTGCTTTAATGCCACAAGAAAATTGTGATTTTTTTAAAAAGACCATAGTGAAATTTGCAGATATTCTTACGCCTAATATCCCAGAAGCGGAATTTCTTTGCGATTTTAAAATAAATGATGAAAAAGATATGATAAAAGCGGCTAAATATTTATGCACACAAGGGGCAAAAGCTGTTTTGCTTAAAGGGGGACATAGTGAAGAAAATGCTAATGATGTGCTTTTTGATGGTAATGAAATTTTTATTTTAAAAGGCGAACGCATAGAAACAAAAAACACTCATGGTACAGGTTGTACACTCTCTTCAGCAATTGCTAGTAATTTAGCCTTGGGAAAAGATTTATTTAATGCTGTAAGTGAGGCAAAAGAATATGTAAGAAATGCGATTTATTATTCTTTAAATTTAGGGAAGGGCTGTGGGCCAACTAACCATTTTTTCAGGTTTTTAAATGAAAAATGATTTAGATCTTAGTCTTTATCTTGTAGCAAGTCGTGGAAAAAAAAGTGACGAGCTTTTTTTAAACACGCTTGAAGAAGCGATAAAGGGCGGAGTAAGTATAATCCAACTTCGCGAAAAAGAATTAAATTCAAGAGAATTTTACAAGCTTGGCTTGAAAGTACAAAAGCTTTGCAAGGAATATCAAATACCCTTTTTAATCAATGATAGAATCGATATCGCCTTAGCTTTAAATGCTGATGGAGTACATTTAGGACAAGAGGATTTAGAAGTATATCTTGCAAGAAAAATTCTAGGCAAAGAAAAAATCATAGGCTTAAGTCTTAAAAACTTAGAACAATTAAAAAATATCGAGGGAGTTGATTATTTAGGTTGTGGCGCGATTAAGGCTACCCCAACTAAAGAAAGTTCTGTTATAAGTCTTGAAACCTTGAGTCAAATTTGCGAGAAAAGCCCTGTGGGCGTTGTAGCAATAGGCGGGATTGATAAAGAGCTGATTAAAAAATTAAAGGGCATTAAAATAAGTGGCATTGCAGTAGTTAGAGCCATAATGGATGCGCAAGATGCTTATTTGGCAGCTAAAGAACTTAGGCAAGAAATGAATGAAAATTTATCTTTTAAATGAAACCGCTTTTGAGGGTGTAGAAAATCTTGTTTTAAATGAGATAATTTTTTATGATTTTAGTGTTAATTTAGACGAATTTGACGCTTTAATTTGTACTTCAAAAAATGCCCTAAAGGCTTTAAAAAAAACAAAAAATAGTTTAAATTTAGATATTAATGTGTATGCAGTAGGGCAAGGCACTGCTGAATTTGCTAAGGATATGGGTTTTAAAAAGGTTCAATTTGCGCCAAAATCTTATGGAAGCGAGCTATTTAATCATTTTAAAGAGGAATTAAAAAACCAAAAATGCCTTTATTTAAGGGCTGAAAATATAGCTTCTACTTTAAATTTAGATCTTAGATCTTATGGGGTGGATTTAAAAGAAATCATTGTATATAAGAATGTTTTTAAAGAGAGCAAACAAACAATCCTTCATCCTGCTATTTTTATTTTTACCTCTCCTTTAAGTGTGGAAAATTTTTTAAAACAATATAATTTAGAAAAGGAAGATAAGGTTATAGCAATAGGGCAGAGTACAGCAAAAAAACTTACCCATATAGATCATCTTTTTATAAGTTCTAAGCAAGATTTAAAAGAGTGTGTGAAATTGGCTAAAAGTCTTATTTAGCTTGATTCCAAAATGATTCTTTTGTGTGCAAGATAAAGGTTTTATTTATTAAAATTTCATCATTGACATTTTTTTGTGTATTTAATGCTATGCTTATATGTGCAATTATGATACTATCTTGGCTTAAATTTGCATCTTTGTTGATTGCTTGAAATTTGAAATTTTTACATTGAGCTATGGGATAGTGGTATTGTATTTTGATTTTATCGTTTAAGTTAGGATAATGAAGCGTGACAGAATCCAAACATTCCTTTCCGTCTAATTTGGCTTGATAAAGTAGATATTTAGCAAGTTTTTCATCGGCTAAAATTTGGGCTTGTAAATAATAATAAGCATCTTTTACAAATCTTGGTGTATAGCTTGAAGTAGTGATATTTAAACTAAGCCATATTCCTAAAGCACTGATTAAAAATACCAAGGATAGTAAAATATAAGCTCGTTTCATATGAATAACCTTTTTGTAAGGCAATATTCTTGCTTATATTCTTTTAAACATAATTTAAGATTTTGTTTTTGTATTTCAAATAAACTCACATTATCCATAAAGATGGAATATTGCTCAAGTCGATTATCAAAATAAGGATAGAGCTCATAATGAATTTTATCTTCTTTAAGAAATAATTTTATTCTAGCTTGGATAGGGATAAAATTACCCTTAAAAGAAGTAGTGATATTGTTTTCTGAATAAATGAATATTTTTTTAATTTCTTTACCTGCTAGAGCATAGACGATGTTTTGTTTATCGTTGTATAGTTCTTTTCGATTTTGAAGTTGAAGTTTGAAATTGCTATTGGGAGAATATAAGCTTGTATTGTTTTCTAAAATAAGGCTAGAATTGAGTAATTTTGCTTTATTATCATCAAGATATAATAAATCATCTTTAATTAAACAGCTTATATGATTTGACTCAAGAGTAATATCAACACAGCTTTGAAGCAATTTTTCCAACCTTAACACACTTAAATGAGTTTTTAGTATCAACTCTTTCATTTTTAATTGCTGATTGTTTAAATAATAAAATTCCCACAATGTCCTAGATAGAAAAACTGCTAAAAATCCGGCTAGAATTAATACAAGAATAGTTTCAAAAAGACTAAAAGCTTTATTCATTGTAAAAATATAGTGAGTAATCTTGATCTTGAATATGTAATTTTTTAAATTGAAAGATTTTATCGTCTACATAATTTTCTTTAAAATCAAGAGTTTTTAAATTTTGCACATGAAGCTTTATATCCTTTTGATGAGGATTGATATAAAGTTTATCTTGTAGTGTATATAATCTTTCAAAATAATTTAAATATTCATGATTTTTATTTAGCTGGTAAAACAATTTAGAAATACTTGCAAAAATCAATCCTAAAATAACAATACAAAGAATTAATTCTAAAAGCGAAAATGCAACTTTCATGTTGCACTAGCATTAAGAGCTTCAAAGAAAGTTCCACGAATGCCTTTTTGCTCCAATACTCTAATCCCTTTTATGGTAACACCTGCAGGCGAGCAGATATTTTCTTTAATAATAGCTGGGTGCTCATTTTCTAGCAGGGCTGCGGTGCTTTTAAAAAGTGAACGCGTAAGATTTAAACTCAGTTCTTTTGATAAACCTTCATATACGCCAGCATTAGCAATGCTTTCAGCTACTAAAGCTAAAAAAGCAGGAGCGCAACCACTTATAGCCATAGCAGCATTCATTTGTTTTTCTTCGCTTAACTCATAAGCTTTTCCAAAAGTATTTAAAATTTCTATGATTTCATCTTTAAAATTTGAATTTTTTAAAACATAAGGAGTTGTAGAAGCCTTATATTTGGCAGCTGTATTTGGCATTATCCTTGCGTAATTTTCAGCTTCGATGAGTCTTAATTTATCAAAATTTGTATTGGCTAAAACTGAAATTAAAATTTTTGCTTTACCTTTTAAATTTGCCGCAACACCTTCTAAAGCATAAGGTTTAAAAGCTAAGATAATATTTTTATTTTCTATATCAAAGTCTTTATAAAGTAGAGTTTTAAAACCTTCTTTTTCTAAATTTTGAAGTTTTTCTAAATTTCTACCGACTATATAGATATTATAAGAATCTTTTAAGCCATAAGCCAAAGCTTGTGCCATCGCACCATTAGCAAGTATATATAAGTCAGCTTTCATTACTTCTTAATATAATTTGCAATTTGATCCGCTTGAAAAAAGTCAGGATAGGCTACGGTATCTAAGATTACTTGCACCATAGAATTATTATCAAGATTAATAACTACAGGAGCTAGGAAATTTACAGTAGATTCCTCTATGCTTTTAGCAATTGCTACTATATTGAAAATTTTCATATTGGATTCAGGCGTCAAAGAAAGTAATTCTTGGTAGTATGTAGGTATTTCAAATTCATAATCTGGTCTTATGAGATAAGGATCAATAAGAACAAAAGAAAAATCTTTCCCATCAAGACTTTTAAGTCTTACAAACACTTCATCAATGGTTGAAAATTCCATATTTTTGGTTTCTTCAAAACCTAATATAGGGCATTTAACAGCTAGTGTCATTTTTTCTCCTCGAGTTTATAATAAAATATTTTATCACAAAATAAGCAATATTAGTTCCAAAATTTAAATTTATTTATCTAATTTCACTATAATTTTAATTTAGAAATAATCATAAAGTATTTAAAATAGTGTATTTAACTTAAAAAATAAAAAAGGCAAAAATTAATGAAAAAAAAATTCTTTCTATGTATTTTATTGGGGATTTTATTCAGTGCTTGCAGTACAAAAAATGATGAAGGATTGTATAATTTAAGTGCAAGCGAATGGTATAAACAGATTATTAAAGATTTACAAGATAAAGATTTAGAAAAGGCTGACGATCATTATAATGGTATGGCGAGCGAGCATATAGCAGATCCGCTTTTGGAGACAACTCAAATTATCTTAGCGCAAGCGCATATGGATGAAGAAGAATATCAATTAGCAGAGTTTTATTTGGATGAGTATAATAAAAAATTTGGAAATTCACGCAATGCAGATTATATTCGTTATCTTAAAATCAAAGCCAAATTTGATGCCTTTGCTGTGCCAAATCGCAATCAAGCTTTAATGCTTGAAAGCCAAAAAGAAATAGATAGTTTTTTAAATGATTATCCCTATACAGAATATGAGCCTTTGGTGCAAACTATGTTGACTAAATTTAATTTAGCAGTATTTTATTTAAATGATACAATACGCGATTTATATGAGCGTACAGGACATACTCAAAGTGCTGAAATTTACCAAGGAAGACTGCAAGAAAGTGAGTTTTATCATCAAAGCATTATTAAGCCAGAGCTTCCTTGGTATAGAAGCATATTTGAAAAATTTTAGATTTAAGGGAAACTGATGCAAATTGAAGAAATGCAAAATTATCCAAGTGATTTACCTATTTTAGTAGAGGATGAATTATTTTTATATCCATTTATGATTACTCCAATTTTTATTAGCGATTCTGCAAATATGAAAGCTTTGGATTTGGCAATTAAAAACGATTCAATGCTTTTTGTAGCTCCTTCAAAGCTTGAAAACGGAAGATCTTTTGATGAAATTTATGATTGTGGAGTGGTTGGGACGATTATGAGAAAAGTTCCTTTACCTGATGGTAGAGTAAAAATACTTTTTCAAGGTTATGCTAAGGCTAGGATTGTAAAAGCGCTTTCAAGCAAGCCTTTAGAAGCTAAAATAGAGCTAATTAAAGAAGAGTTTTTAGAAGGTGCAAAAAAAGAAGCCTTACTAGATGTTTTAAAAGAAAAAGTTAGAGTTTTGGCAAATGTCAGTCATTATTTTTCGCCTGATTTACTTCGAACTATAGATGAGGGTTTAGATGCTTCTAGAATTTGTGATTTGATTTTAAATACTATTCGCATTAAAAAGCAAGAAGCTTATCAATTTTTCATTTTAACTAATTTGGAAGAAAAGCTTTTAAAATTGATAGACTTGATAGCTCAAGAGATAGAAGCAAATAAAATCCAAAAAGAAATCAAAAACAAGGTTCATTCTCGTATTGATAAAGTTAATAAAGAATATTTTTTAAAAGAGCAACTTAGACAAATTCAAAAAGAATTGGGTAGTGATAATCAAAAAGAAGATGAGCTTAGAGATTATTATAAAAAATTAGAAAGCAAAAAGAAATTTATGCACGAGGATGCTTATAAGGAAATCAAAAAGCAAATCGAAAAATTTGAACGTATTCATCAGGATAATTCTGAAGCTTCTATGATACAAACTTATATTGAAACCGCTTTAGATGTACCTTTTGAAAAAATAGCAAAGAAAAAACTTGATATTAAAGAAGTGGCTAAGCAGTTAAATCATGATCACTATGCGCTTAATAAACCAAAAGAACGTATTGAAGAGTATTTTGCTGTGCGTGAGCTTTTGGAAAAGCGCGGTATAGCGGATAAAGATGGAGCTAAGGTTATACTTTGTCTTTATGGACCTCCAGGAGTTGGAAAAACTTCATTAGCCAATTCCGTTGCTAAGGCATTAAAAAGAGAACTTATTCGTATAGCTTTAGGAGGACTGGAAGATGTTAATGAGTTACGCGGACACCGCCGTACTTATATAGGTGCGATGCCAGGGCGTATTACCCAAGGCTTAATTGAAGCAAAACAAATAAATCCCGTAGTTGTGCTTGATGAAATTGATAAGTTAAACAGAAGCTTTAGAGGTGATCCTAGTGCGGTTCTTTTAGAAATTTTAGATCCTGAACAAAATTCTAAATTTAGAGATTATTATTTAAATTTTAATCTTGATTTGAGTAAGGTGATTTTTATAGCAACGGCTAATGATATAAGCAATATACCTGCTCCTTTAAGGGATAGGATGGAATTTATAGAGCTAAGCTCTTATACTCCAAATGAAAAATTTCATATTACTAAAAAATATTTAATTCCTGATGAGCTTAAAAAACATGGATTAAAATCTAGTGAATTAGATATCAATGATGAAACTATAGAGCTTATCATAAGCGAATATACTAGAGAATCTGGGGTAAGAAATTTACGCAGAAAAATAGCTGAGCTTTGCCGTAAAAGTGCTAAAAAATTACTTTTAGAAAATATCAAAAAAGTAAGCATTAATGTTAAAAATTTAAATGAATTTTTAGATAAAAAAGTTTTTGAGATAGAAAAGCATGATGGAGAAAACCGCGTAGGGCAAGTTAATGGACTAGCATGGACTAGTGTAGGGGGAGATGTTTTAAAGGTTGAAGCGATTAAGATTAAAGGTAAGGGAGAGTTAACTCTTACCGGAAGCTTGGGTGATGTGATGAAAGAGTCTGCTAGAATTGCTTTTAGCGTGATTAAGGTTTTAATTGATGAAGGAAAAATTAAAATTCCTAAAAAGATGATTATTGATCCTAAGAATAATGTTTATGATAGTTATAATTTGCATATCCATGTACCTGATGGTGCAACTCCAAAAGATGGTCCAAGTGCTGGAATTACGATGAGTACGGCTATTGCTTCAGTTTTTAGCGATAAAAAGGTTCGTTCTGATGTGGCTATGACTGGAGAGATAGATTTAGCGGGCAATGTATTGCCTATAGGAGGGCTTAAAGAAAAGCTTATTGCAGCATATAAGGCTGATATTAAAATAGCTTTAATTCCAAAGAAAAATTATGAAAGAGATCTAAAAGATATTCCTGATGAGGTTAAAGATAATATGAAAATCATCGGAGTTGCAGATTTTGGTGAGGTTTTAAAATACGCTTTGGTTTAAAATCCAAAGCAAAGAAGAAAAGGCAAAATATTGATTTTGCCTTTTTTATGTTTATAGTCCTTCGAAAGGATTGTTTACAACTTCTTTTCTATCTACTATATAAGGAATAAGAGCTACATGTCTAGCGCGTTTAATAGCAACTTCTACCATTTCTTGGTATTTTTTGCTTGTTCCTGTTAAACGGCGAGGCATAATTTTAAATCTTTCTGATAAAGCATGTTTTAACATAGCTGTATCTTTATAATCAATAAATTCAACTTTTGCTTCTGTGTATTTGCAATATTTGCGAGAGTATTTTCTTTTTTCTGCCATAGTTTATCCTTTAAAATGGTAAATCGGTGTCGTCGCTATCATAAGCATCAACATCAATTTCTTTAATTTTTTCTTGGTTTTGGTTAGGGTTTTGTGTTTTTGTTTGCACTTGTTGTGGAGCTTTTTTAAAATTATTTTCACTCATATAAGGATCATAACTTTGGTTTTCGTAATTTGAATAATTATTATTGGCTCCATAATTATTCCCACCATTGTTAAAATTTCCACCTTGTTGAGGATTGCTTCCTAGCATTTCCATGTTTTCAACTTGAACGCTGTGTTTAGAGCGCATTTGCCCATTTTGATCATTCCATTGTTCAAATCTTAAACGCCCTTCTATAAGAACTTTAGAACCCTTAGAAAGATATTGATTTGCCACTTCAGCAGTACGACCATAAAAGCTAATATCGATAAAACAAGTTTCTTCTCGTCTTTCTCCATTTGTGGTAAATCTTCTTGTTACTGCAATAGCTGAAGCTCCAATGGCGTTTCCATTTTGGCCATAACGCATTTCTATATCGCGTGTTAGATTACCTACCAAAACAACTTTATTAAACATTTTTTTCCTTATTGAATTTCAGGCGCGTCTAAAGGTTTTATCTCTTTTTTAGACTGTTTGATGCCGTGGCTTAGTTTTTCCCAAGCTGCAATTTCTTTTTTATTTTCATATTTTACAATTAAAAATCTTATTACTTCTTCTGTAATTCTTAAAATTCTTTCAAGCTCTGCAATTAAATTTGTAGGAGCTTTGAAATAAATTACAAAATAAGTTCCTCTTTCGTATTTTTTGATTTTATACGCTAATTTTCTAGTGCCCATTGGAACAACTGTTTCAATTTCTGCACCATTTTTTACAAGGACTTCTTTTACGAATTCCAACTTTGCATTCACTTCCTCTTCGGTAAGTGTTGGTTTTAAAATAAATAAAACCTCATAATGTTTCATATATTCTCCTTTTGGATGTTAAGCCTATGTGTTTCACAGGCAAGGATTTTGCAAAGTTTTTACAATGCAAGATTTAATTATACCAAAATATACTTAATCTTTACTTTTCGGGTATTAATGGAAAATGTTTAATTTGGCTTTTATAGATAATTACTGATTGTTACTTAATTACAACATATTAAAAGAAATTTAATATTTATATGCTTGCTTATTTTAATTTTATGTTATTATTTACATTGATGGTACCTAAGTCTAGATAATTAAAATGCGGGAGGATACTTTATGCAAAATACAAAACCTATACGATGGTTTACTTTTATTGTTTTAGTGATTGGCGGAGGAACGGTTTTTAAACTTTCTTCCTTAAAAGATGCTTTTTATGTGCCTATGCAAGAATTTATGAATCTTAGCAATACTCAAATTGGACTTGCGCTTTCGGTGTACGGGATAGTTCAGACTGTGGGAAATTTTGCATCTATTTATATAGCGGATAGATTTTCTAAAAAAATTCTCATTCCTTTTTCCTTGATTTGTGTCGGTTTGGTTGGGATTTATATTTCTACCTTTCCTTCATTTTATGGAATTTTAATTGCTTGGGGCTTGCTTTCTTTGTTCGGAGAAGTAGTGTATTGGCCTGTGCTTTTAAAAGCTATTCGTTTGCTTGGAGACTCTACTCAACAAGGAAGACTTTTTGGATTCTTAGAGGCGGGGCGCGGGGTTGTAGATACTGTAGTCGCTTTTAGCGCTTTAGGGATTTTTTTACTTTTGGGTTCTGGAGCAGGTGGACTAAAGGCTGCTATACTTTTCTATAGTACTTGTGTAATTATCGCGGGTATATTAGCTTATTTTCTACTTGAAGATGATAAGATTAATACAAAAGATGAGCAAGGACATGAAATCAGTAAAAATAAAGCCGCTTGGAATGGGGTTATGAAAGCTGTTAAAACTCCTGAAATTTGGGTTGTTTCTTTGACAATTTTTACTATTTATTCGGTGTATTGTGGGCTTACATATTTTATACCTTTTTTAAAAGATATTTATGGTATGCCAGTAGCTTTGGTAGGTGCTTATGGTATTATCAATCAATATACTTTAAAATTAGTTGGAGGACCAATTGGTGGTTACTTGGCAGATAAGACTTTCCGTTCTTCTACAAGATACTTGCGTTTTGCTCTTATTTTAGCTGCGATTGCAATTTTAATTTTTATTTTTATGCCACATGAAAAGTTAAATATTTATTTTGGAATGAGTTTAACTTTAGGTTTTGCAGCTATTGTTTTTACTATGCGTGCTACATTTTTTGCTCCCGTAGATGAGATTAAAATGCCAAGAGAGATTAGTGGTGCTGCGATGAGTATAGCTTGTATATTTGGATATTCTCCACAGCTTTTTTGTTTTGCACTTTATGGTTTTATTATTGATCAATTTAAAGGTTTATTGGGCTATCAAATTGTTTTTGCTTTAATGGGATTTTTTGCAATTTGCGGAGTGGTTATAACAACTATCTTGCTTAGAATGATAGCTAAGAAAAAAACATTACAAGAGGTAGCGTGATGAAAATTGGTTTAGAAACAGAAAGTATGCACCTTTGGTTTCAAAATGGCAGAATGGATATATTCTCTTATATCGATTTTGCTCAGGAGCTAGGTTGCGATGGTGTTATTATAAACATAATTAAAGATTTTGGATTGGATGAGGAGTGGGGTTGCTTAGGAAGCAATGATAAAAGCCATATTGAAAAAATTAAAGAAAAATTAGACGCGTATGGGATGTATTGCGAGATTGATTCTAAGGGTTTTGATAAGAATAAATTTGAACAAATTGCCAAGGTGGCTCAGTCTTTGGAAGCTAAAATTATTCGTTCTTATGTACCTTTGACAGATAAAAATAAAAAGGTTGAAAATGCTAGTGATGGAGCCTATGATGATTCTAAAATCACGACTAAATTTGATAAAAGTGAATTTTTAAGTGCAGTAGATGAAATCAAGGCTTTAATTCCGCTTTTGGAAGAGTATGATTTAAAGCTTGCTATTGAAAATCATGAATATCAAACTTCTGATGATTTGCTTGAATTGTTAAATTTGATTAATCATCCTAGAATAGGATTTTTATATGATTTTGGAAATTCAATGATGGCTTATGAAGAGCCTAATAAAGCTTGTGAAAATATGGCTAAACATACTTTTAGTACACATTGTAAAGATCATATCGTATTTGTAGAGGATGGTGTTGAGTATGTATGTGGCGTGCCTTTGGGTGAAGGAAATTTGGATATTAAGGCTTGTGTGGAAATTTTAAAACAAGCTGGACTAGATCGCATCAATGTAGAACAATGCTATCCTTACTGTGCCACTTTTAAGAGAGAAAAGGGTGCAGGTGGGATTAAAGAGCTAGGCAAAGGAGCTTTCAAGATAGAAAAGCCTTTATTTGATGACTTAAAAGCAATGCAGTATTATTATCCTCAAGAAGTTTCTAAAGAACATCTAGAAAGACTTTTAATTTTACAAAAAGAGGGTTGCGAAAGAAGTGTGAAATATCTAAAGAGTATTATATAAACAAGCTTTGATCTAAAGCTTGTTTAATTTCTTCAAGCATAGCAAAGCGTTTTTTGTACTCCGAACGCTTGCTGCTTGGAATTTCTTCAAGATTTTTTCGCTTGTGAGAAAGTTCATAATATAAATGATTATTGATCTTGACAAGCTTTCCCTATTTTCTAGCCAAATTTTTTGATAATCAAACAAAATAGCCCTTATCCTCTCCTTTTTGAGAGCGGATTTGATTTTTTTCATAGACTCCAAATGTAGCATCGAGTTTTAAAGATGCGCAAAGCATTTTGATACATTCTATAAGTAGAGCAATGAGGCGTAAGTTATGGTAGTTTTTAGTATAGAAAAGATTAAATAGATTCATTGCATCACTCTTATGATATCATTAAATGTTGCAAAAATCATCAAGCTTAAAAGTAAAGCCATTCCTCCATAGCTAAGGTATTCAAAAGCTCTTGGTGGAACTTTGCGTCTAAAAATCATTTCATAAAGATTAAAAAGTATATGTCCTCCATCTAACATAGGAATAGGCAAGAGATTTAAAATTCCTAAATTAATAGAGATTAAAGCGGTGATAAATAGCAATATAACCAAACTTTTTTCAGCTGCTTTTGAGGTAAGTTCAGTCATAGTGATGATACCACCTAAATTTTTAGCCTCTACTTCACCACTTATGAGTTTAATGATACCTTTTACTATAAGAGTAGAAGCTTTCATGCTCTCATCTAAAGCATAATTTATACTTTGCATGCCTTGATGATAGATTATAACGGTGCTTCCACTAGGGCTTACCCCAAGCTGAGCTTTTGGAATGATTTGTCCAAAATCATTATAAGCTTGCCCTAATTTTGTAGTGATGATAAATTCTAAATTCTCTCCTTTTCTATCGATAAGAATTTTTAAAGGTTCAAGTCTTAGATGATCAGAAATTTCATCAAAACTTTGAATTTTTATACCATTTATAGCAAGTATAGTATCGTTATTTTCAAGTCCTGCTAAAGCTGCGGCTGAATTAGGTGCGATATTTCCTATTTGTGGACTTAGTTTTTGTATGCCTAAATTTCCTATGGCTATGTAAAGTAAAAAGGCTAGGAAAAGATTAAAAAAAGGTCCTGCAAAAAGAATATAAATTTTTTTTATAGGGCTTAAAATACTATAGCTATCCTGATCTTGATTTTCTAAGCCAGGTTGCATATCATCTTGTCCTTTAAGTTTAACATAGCCACCTAATGGTAAAGCACTCAAGCGATATTTGGTGCCTTTAAATTCACGTTCAAGCAAACTTTGTCCAAAACCTATGCTAAAAACTTCTACTTTA
The window above is part of the Campylobacter coli genome. Proteins encoded here:
- the fliW gene encoding flagellar assembly protein FliW; this translates as MTLAVKCPILGFEETKNMEFSTIDEVFVRLKSLDGKDFSFVLIDPYLIRPDYEFEIPTYYQELLSLTPESNMKIFNIVAIAKSIEESTVNFLAPVVINLDNNSMVQVILDTVAYPDFFQADQIANYIKK
- a CDS encoding type II secretion system protein, whose protein sequence is MKVAFSLLELILCIVILGLIFASISKLFYQLNKNHEYLNYFERLYTLQDKLYINPHQKDIKLHVQNLKTLDFKENYVDDKIFQFKKLHIQDQDYSLYFYNE
- the thiD gene encoding bifunctional hydroxymethylpyrimidine kinase/phosphomethylpyrimidine kinase, with the translated sequence MKAKGSDLIPVLSIAGSDCSGGAGIQADLKTFSAHNLFGMSVVLSVVAENTARVISVHDIPVQSVDEQMLAVFEDIVPKATKIGMIGTCELMECVARNLEKFKPQNVVIDPVMFAKNGFALMPQENCDFFKKTIVKFADILTPNIPEAEFLCDFKINDEKDMIKAAKYLCTQGAKAVLLKGGHSEENANDVLFDGNEIFILKGERIETKNTHGTGCTLSSAIASNLALGKDLFNAVSEAKEYVRNAIYYSLNLGKGCGPTNHFFRFLNEK
- a CDS encoding 3-methyladenine DNA glycosylase, yielding MNGADIFKKLLACNLDFKEFDWLENQGLSDFELLISVILTQNTKWDNVLKALNNLKNAQISSLEQLLNLSNLELATLIKPSGFYNTKAKRLKELANKILDTYSDIENFKKNVDREWLLNTKGLGFESVDSILNYLCKREILVVDSYTQRLAMHLGYEFENYEELREFFESGIENEQENLCQILEKKYELFELYQIFHALIIAFGKVAFKGAKLTLEGENLIQNLKEE
- a CDS encoding uroporphyrinogen-III synthase, with the translated sequence MKIYLLNETAFEGVENLVLNEIIFYDFSVNLDEFDALICTSKNALKALKKTKNSLNLDINVYAVGQGTAEFAKDMGFKKVQFAPKSYGSELFNHFKEELKNQKCLYLRAENIASTLNLDLRSYGVDLKEIIVYKNVFKESKQTILHPAIFIFTSPLSVENFLKQYNLEKEDKVIAIGQSTAKKLTHIDHLFISSKQDLKECVKLAKSLI
- a CDS encoding pyrroline-5-carboxylate reductase, giving the protein MKADLYILANGAMAQALAYGLKDSYNIYIVGRNLEKLQNLEKEGFKTLLYKDFDIENKNIILAFKPYALEGVAANLKGKAKILISVLANTNFDKLRLIEAENYARIMPNTAAKYKASTTPYVLKNSNFKDEIIEILNTFGKAYELSEEKQMNAAMAISGCAPAFLALVAESIANAGVYEGLSKELSLNLTRSLFKSTAALLENEHPAIIKENICSPAGVTIKGIRVLEQKGIRGTFFEALNASAT
- the bamD gene encoding outer membrane protein assembly factor BamD — encoded protein: MKKKFFLCILLGILFSACSTKNDEGLYNLSASEWYKQIIKDLQDKDLEKADDHYNGMASEHIADPLLETTQIILAQAHMDEEEYQLAEFYLDEYNKKFGNSRNADYIRYLKIKAKFDAFAVPNRNQALMLESQKEIDSFLNDYPYTEYEPLVQTMLTKFNLAVFYLNDTIRDLYERTGHTQSAEIYQGRLQESEFYHQSIIKPELPWYRSIFEKF
- the thiE gene encoding thiamine phosphate synthase; translation: MKNDLDLSLYLVASRGKKSDELFLNTLEEAIKGGVSIIQLREKELNSREFYKLGLKVQKLCKEYQIPFLINDRIDIALALNADGVHLGQEDLEVYLARKILGKEKIIGLSLKNLEQLKNIEGVDYLGCGAIKATPTKESSVISLETLSQICEKSPVGVVAIGGIDKELIKKLKGIKISGIAVVRAIMDAQDAYLAAKELRQEMNENLSFK